Proteins from a single region of Orcinus orca chromosome 20, mOrcOrc1.1, whole genome shotgun sequence:
- the GNG8 gene encoding guanine nucleotide-binding protein G(I)/G(S)/G(O) subunit gamma-8, which yields MSNNMAKIAEARKTVEQLKLEVNIDRMKVSQAAAELLAFCETHAKDDPLVTPVPAAENPFRDKRLFCVLL from the exons ATGTCCAACAACATGGCCAAGATAGCGGAGGCCCGGAAGACGGTGGAACAGCTGAAGCTGGAGGTGAACATCGACCGTATGAAG GTATCACAGGCGGCGGCCGAACTCCTGGCCTTCTGCGAGACTCATGCCAAAGACGACCCGTTGGTGACGCCGGTACCCGCCGCAGAGAACCCCTTCCGCGACAAGCGCCTCTTCTGCGTCCTGCTCTGA